A single Pseudomonas sp. HN11 DNA region contains:
- the sctQ gene encoding type III secretion system cytoplasmic ring protein SctQ: MIPALADPLSPWLTHYDPALLTLHNQLHRRRRAWQGRCAGQELRVSWAGEPQALAAPRDVLLLIGRAPVRLRLSAAALEQLLLPLALPFDVQQLPALPRSLLLELALLDLIETLEPLLGQPVQLLDAGESHDLFAVQLALQLTFANQPPMSAQLDLSESAAVLVAQLLAQYAQPEPAPLLALHQTLTVTAGWQWLSLGELRSLRWGDVLMLEQGPGLLLDLDGRLQARCQYQGEVLRLQEALKAPFLEPENTMTDVDAATALDDLPLKLVCQVGSLELTLAQLRELGAGSLLQLSTPGVDSVDLMVNGRRVGQGQLVKIGDGLGVRLLSFATP; encoded by the coding sequence ATGATTCCAGCCCTTGCCGATCCATTGTCGCCGTGGCTGACCCACTACGACCCGGCGTTACTGACGCTGCATAACCAATTGCACCGCCGCCGCCGAGCCTGGCAAGGCCGTTGCGCCGGGCAGGAGCTGCGTGTGAGCTGGGCTGGCGAACCCCAAGCCCTCGCGGCACCGCGCGATGTGCTGTTGTTAATCGGCCGCGCCCCGGTACGCCTGCGTTTGTCCGCTGCTGCGCTGGAGCAACTGCTGCTGCCGCTGGCGTTGCCTTTTGACGTGCAGCAACTGCCCGCGTTGCCACGTTCGCTGTTGTTGGAATTGGCGCTGCTGGACCTGATCGAGACCCTGGAGCCATTGCTCGGCCAGCCGGTGCAGTTGCTCGATGCGGGCGAGAGCCATGACCTGTTCGCCGTGCAGTTGGCGCTGCAGCTGACCTTCGCCAACCAGCCCCCAATGAGCGCCCAACTAGACCTGAGCGAAAGCGCAGCCGTATTGGTGGCGCAGTTACTCGCGCAGTACGCCCAACCCGAACCCGCCCCGTTGCTGGCCCTGCACCAGACCCTGACGGTTACAGCGGGGTGGCAGTGGTTGAGCCTTGGCGAACTGCGCAGCCTGCGCTGGGGCGATGTGCTGATGTTGGAACAAGGCCCCGGCCTGTTGCTCGACCTCGACGGCCGCCTGCAGGCTCGCTGCCAATACCAGGGCGAAGTCCTGCGCCTGCAGGAAGCCTTGAAAGCCCCCTTTCTGGAACCGGAGAACACCATGACCGATGTTGATGCCGCCACGGCGCTGGATGACCTGCCATTGAAACTGGTGTGCCAGGTAGGCAGCCTGGAGTTGACCCTGGCGCAACTGCGCGAATTGGGCGCGGGCAGCCTGTTGCAGCTCAGTACGCCGGGCGTGGACAGCGTCGACCTGATGGTCAACGGGCGCCGCGTGGGCCAGGGCCAACTGGTCAAGATCGGTGACGGCCTGGGTGTGCGCCTGCTGAGTTTCGCCACCCCATGA
- a CDS encoding EscU/YscU/HrcU family type III secretion system export apparatus switch protein — translation MADTSEEKSQPATDKKLQDARKKGQVAKSQDLVSGMVILFCTLCISILAPRAKAQVTALIDLTAQIYIEPFATVWPRVLDHAEQLVIGITLPVMAVTTGVVILTNIITMRGFVFSVDPIKPEFKRINPAEGMKKIFALRNLVEFIKGLIKVQVLAIAFYVVGKHALQALMESSRCGAECMESTFFLVLKPLVFTVLCAFILVGGVDVMMQRWLFGRDMKMTRSETKRERKDIDGDPLIKSERRRQRNEMQALATKLGLNRASMMIGTTDGWVIGVRYVRGETPVPVIVCRASPEEALLMLQEAYDLGIPHAPDKALAAEIARKTVPGDPVPDASFQAVADWLVAARLI, via the coding sequence ATGGCTGATACCAGCGAAGAGAAATCCCAGCCGGCCACGGACAAAAAACTCCAGGACGCGCGCAAAAAAGGCCAGGTCGCCAAAAGTCAGGACCTGGTGTCGGGTATGGTCATCCTGTTCTGCACCCTGTGCATCTCGATCCTCGCGCCGCGGGCCAAGGCCCAGGTCACGGCGCTGATCGACCTCACCGCGCAGATCTATATCGAACCGTTTGCCACGGTGTGGCCACGGGTGCTCGACCATGCCGAGCAATTGGTGATCGGCATCACCCTGCCGGTGATGGCCGTGACCACCGGCGTGGTGATCCTGACCAATATCATCACCATGCGTGGTTTTGTGTTTTCGGTGGACCCGATCAAACCCGAGTTCAAGCGCATCAACCCGGCGGAGGGCATGAAAAAGATCTTTGCCCTGCGCAACCTGGTGGAATTCATCAAGGGCCTGATCAAGGTGCAAGTGCTGGCAATCGCGTTCTATGTGGTGGGCAAGCATGCGTTGCAGGCGCTGATGGAGTCGTCGCGCTGCGGTGCCGAGTGCATGGAATCGACGTTTTTTCTGGTACTCAAGCCGCTGGTGTTCACCGTGCTTTGCGCATTCATTCTGGTGGGCGGGGTGGACGTGATGATGCAGCGCTGGCTGTTCGGTCGCGACATGAAGATGACCCGCAGCGAAACCAAGCGTGAACGCAAGGACATCGACGGCGACCCGCTGATCAAGAGCGAACGCCGGCGCCAGCGCAACGAAATGCAGGCGCTGGCCACCAAACTGGGTTTGAACCGCGCCTCGATGATGATCGGCACCACCGATGGCTGGGTGATTGGCGTGCGCTATGTGCGCGGGGAAACGCCGGTGCCGGTGATCGTGTGCCGGGCATCGCCGGAGGAGGCATTGTTGATGTTGCAGGAGGCGTATGACCTGGGGATTCCCCATGCGCCGGACAAGGCCCTGGCGGCGGAAATTGCACGCAAAACCGTGCCTGGCGACCCGGTGCCGGATGCCTCCTTCCAGGCTGTGGCGGATTGGCTGGTGGCTGCACGCCTGATCTGA
- a CDS encoding alpha/beta fold hydrolase yields the protein MRMLSSLAIAVALTVPMLAQAADTPQPGTGKSVVIVPGSFVDGSGWRVVHDILIHKGYKVTVVHQGHESLAADVAEAREVLEQQVGPVVLVGHSSGGGVISIAGDRDKVKSLVYVSALQPEVGENMAQLIGSMPAPSDDIKASRDGHLFFDRTKFNADFAADLTTNRTDFMAASQVPATTALFGGTVWAAAWHKKPTYAVVSTEDRALSPDLQRWMYKRAGSKVTEIKASHSVYISQPEAVAKVIEDAASVIK from the coding sequence ATGCGTATGCTTTCTTCCCTGGCCATTGCCGTGGCCCTGACGGTTCCGATGCTGGCCCAGGCGGCAGATACCCCGCAGCCCGGCACCGGTAAAAGCGTGGTGATCGTGCCCGGTTCGTTTGTCGACGGTTCCGGCTGGCGTGTGGTGCACGACATCCTGATTCACAAGGGCTACAAGGTCACCGTGGTGCATCAGGGCCACGAAAGCCTGGCCGCCGATGTGGCCGAGGCGCGTGAAGTGCTGGAGCAGCAGGTCGGCCCGGTGGTGCTGGTGGGCCACAGTTCCGGTGGCGGGGTGATCTCGATTGCCGGCGACCGCGACAAGGTCAAGTCGCTGGTTTACGTCTCGGCGCTGCAGCCGGAAGTGGGCGAGAACATGGCCCAGTTGATCGGCTCCATGCCGGCGCCCAGCGATGACATCAAGGCCAGCCGCGACGGTCACCTGTTCTTCGACCGCACCAAGTTCAACGCCGACTTTGCCGCTGACCTGACCACCAATCGCACCGACTTCATGGCCGCCTCCCAAGTGCCGGCCACCACTGCCTTGTTCGGCGGCACCGTGTGGGCTGCGGCCTGGCACAAAAAGCCGACTTACGCGGTGGTCTCCACCGAAGACCGTGCCCTGAGCCCGGACCTGCAGCGCTGGATGTACAAGCGTGCCGGTTCCAAGGTCACCGAAATCAAAGCCAGCCACTCGGTGTACATCTCCCAGCCTGAGGCTGTGGCGAAAGTCATCGAAGACGCTGCTTCTGTCATCAAGTAA
- a CDS encoding BufA1 family periplasmic bufferin-type metallophore: MKRPYAALAATLALSLSAFAAVAHADEPKPQEKCFGVALAGANDCAAGAGTSCAATSTTDYQGNAWVLVDKGTCTQIKTPKGFGSLTEQP; this comes from the coding sequence ATGAAGCGTCCTTACGCAGCCCTCGCGGCAACCCTCGCACTGTCCCTCAGCGCCTTCGCGGCCGTGGCCCATGCCGATGAACCCAAGCCCCAGGAAAAATGCTTCGGCGTGGCCCTGGCCGGTGCCAACGATTGCGCCGCAGGCGCTGGCACCTCGTGCGCCGCCACCTCCACCACCGACTACCAGGGCAACGCCTGGGTGCTGGTGGACAAAGGCACCTGCACCCAGATCAAGACCCCTAAAGGCTTCGGCAGCCTCACGGAGCAGCCGTGA
- a CDS encoding EscS/YscS/HrcS family type III secretion system export apparatus protein encodes MGQDVFLSLMKQALMTVLMLSAPALGVAIVVGLSVGLFQALTQIQDQTLPQVVKLVAVLLTIVFLGPVLAGQVAELGGQVLDNFPMWTR; translated from the coding sequence ATGGGCCAGGACGTATTCCTGTCATTGATGAAACAGGCACTGATGACGGTGCTGATGCTCTCCGCGCCGGCGCTGGGGGTGGCAATTGTCGTGGGGTTGAGCGTGGGCCTGTTCCAGGCGCTGACGCAGATCCAGGACCAGACCCTGCCCCAGGTAGTGAAGCTGGTGGCGGTGCTGCTGACCATCGTGTTCCTGGGCCCGGTGCTGGCTGGGCAGGTGGCGGAACTCGGTGGCCAGGTGCTGGACAATTTTCCGATGTGGACGCGCTGA
- the sctT gene encoding type III secretion system export apparatus subunit SctT encodes MDASLTAQFLEVAYPVISSASLAACRAMGVVVITPVFNRLGLTGMIRGCVAVAISIPMFFPVFEALTSMPEHGSVFIAGLLIKEFLIGILIGLLFGIPFWAAEVAGELIDLQRGSTMAQLVDPLSSGESSVMATLLTVMLITLFFMSGGFILMVDGYYHSYQLWPVTSFTPVFASSALLAVLSILDQIMRVGVLMVSPLLIALLVTDLMLAYLSRMAPNLHIFDLSLPVKNLFFTILMVIYIGFLIPLMLDQLAEFRGTVELLKTLAGME; translated from the coding sequence ATGGACGCCAGCCTGACCGCGCAATTCCTGGAGGTCGCCTACCCGGTGATCAGTTCCGCTTCGCTTGCCGCCTGCCGCGCCATGGGCGTGGTGGTGATCACCCCGGTGTTCAATCGACTCGGTCTCACCGGCATGATTCGCGGCTGCGTGGCCGTGGCCATTTCCATCCCGATGTTCTTCCCGGTGTTCGAAGCGCTGACCTCGATGCCCGAACACGGCAGCGTGTTTATCGCTGGGTTGCTGATCAAGGAATTCCTCATCGGCATTTTGATCGGCCTGCTGTTCGGCATTCCGTTCTGGGCCGCCGAGGTGGCGGGGGAGTTGATCGACCTGCAACGTGGTTCGACGATGGCCCAACTGGTGGACCCGCTGTCTTCCGGGGAATCCAGCGTGATGGCGACGTTGCTCACGGTGATGCTGATCACGCTGTTCTTCATGTCCGGCGGGTTCATCCTGATGGTTGACGGGTATTACCATAGCTACCAGCTGTGGCCGGTCACCTCGTTCACCCCGGTGTTCGCCAGCTCGGCGTTATTGGCGGTATTGTCGATCCTCGACCAGATCATGCGCGTCGGCGTGCTGATGGTCTCGCCGTTGCTGATCGCGCTGTTGGTGACGGACCTCATGCTTGCCTATTTGTCGCGCATGGCGCCGAACCTGCACATCTTCGACCTTTCGCTACCGGTGAAGAACCTTTTTTTCACGATCCTGATGGTGATCTACATCGGCTTTCTGATCCCGCTGATGCTCGACCAACTGGCGGAATTTCGCGGCACCGTCGAACTGCTCAAGACCCTGGCCGGCATGGAGTAG
- the bufB gene encoding MNIO family bufferin maturase, with translation MSTSNPHFSGYGLGLRKEHYCDFLETLVPVDFVEVISENFMVAGGQPRHILRQVRERYPVALHGVSMSIGTAEGLDADYLKRLKSLVDEIDPLFVSDHLSWSRSGGFNSHDLLPVPYTDEALDRVCANIHQAQDVLGRTMLFENPSSYLAFEGASMTEWEFIAAMTRRTGCELLLDVNNVFVSASNHGFDALAFLDGLPAERVRQVHLAGHSQGRDILIDSHDSPVCTGVWELYAQAMTRLGPVATMIERDDEIPPLAELLKELAMARTLGAQR, from the coding sequence ATGTCGACATCCAACCCTCACTTTTCAGGCTACGGCCTGGGGCTGCGCAAGGAGCACTATTGCGACTTCCTGGAGACCTTGGTGCCCGTGGATTTCGTCGAAGTGATCTCCGAAAACTTTATGGTCGCGGGCGGCCAGCCCCGACACATCCTGCGTCAGGTCCGCGAGCGCTACCCAGTGGCGCTGCACGGTGTGTCCATGTCCATCGGCACCGCCGAAGGGCTGGATGCGGATTACTTGAAGCGACTCAAGTCGCTGGTGGATGAAATTGACCCTCTGTTTGTCTCTGACCACCTGAGTTGGTCGCGCAGTGGGGGCTTCAATTCCCATGACTTGTTGCCAGTGCCGTACACCGACGAAGCACTGGACCGGGTCTGCGCCAATATCCACCAGGCCCAGGATGTGTTGGGCCGCACGATGCTGTTTGAAAATCCGTCGAGCTACCTGGCGTTTGAGGGCGCCTCCATGACCGAGTGGGAGTTTATTGCGGCGATGACCAGGCGCACCGGCTGCGAATTGCTGCTGGACGTCAACAATGTGTTTGTCAGTGCCAGCAACCACGGTTTCGATGCCCTGGCGTTTCTTGATGGCCTCCCTGCTGAACGCGTACGCCAGGTGCATTTGGCTGGCCATAGTCAGGGCCGGGACATCTTGATCGACAGTCATGACAGTCCGGTGTGCACGGGCGTCTGGGAGCTGTACGCCCAGGCCATGACCCGGCTGGGCCCGGTGGCGACCATGATCGAGCGCGATGATGAGATTCCGCCGCTTGCCGAGTTGCTCAAGGAATTGGCGATGGCCCGAACCCTGGGAGCGCAGCGATGA
- a CDS encoding ATP-binding protein: MSSSKNHAVSFLDADHPAPATPDSTIGFGPFLLLARQHVLLRNGEPVNLGSRALYLLIALVTRAGELLEKSELISFAWPKVVVEECNLRAQIVALRRALGDDGNFSYIVTVPGRGYRFVAPVTVQVAGEENLPGPYVRVEEPSLPTPTAEVIGRDTLIASLADQVMSQRFVTLTGPGGIGKTTVVIAVAQRLTAELNLSSCFVDLAPATSGQWVAGMLASALGIQTVSEDPLHCVAASLANKRLLLVLDNCEHVLPATAAAVEILLRSAPQCHVLTTSREPLRAEGERVHDLAPLEVPDERASLSASEALAWSGVRLFVDRVRALDPDFVFGDADVAAVCAICRKLDSNALAIEIAAARVRTFGIQDLVGLLDGSFRLQMTGRRTALARHRSLSATLDWTYAMLSGDEQAMLRQLAVFTGSFTLDAVKAMTASSSLDPRNALPLLESLMDKSLLIAGESKALKRYRLLETTRAYALEKLSEQGETTSTCQRHARYALGVLQEAGQTLDGLSPQTWLALYGPEINTIRTALDWAYSPSGDLPLAIELTLGGVPLWLRVSLVSECRTWVDKGLASDALIPLPLRQRMLLQTALASVLMLTYGTGVAMREAWRQVREDARDLGDAEHKLRALWGLWTDRCGCNQYAEALELAERYIALSSNSSHQLLGKRMRAVSLFHMGDLFGARLNIDEALGSPSAPRSHIIDVHFDQRIAARCLKAKVQLLEGDVEPALGLIGHCVDEAISLDHPATLWYTLCLGAIPLALLASNLPKVRYYLGLLQDSTTGQDLHIWRQFRLCFESILLIREGSPETGVPQLGEALHHLQGQGDSQLYSLLRCEYALGLARLGLEKLALEVLEDTLQLALGRHERWFVPQMLRIKAQLTLRQAHYGSVDKAKVLLRQAWVDAQLAGAHFWRAQIATDLARLQEPKLRIASLPRFQHR, encoded by the coding sequence ATGAGCTCGAGCAAGAACCACGCAGTGTCCTTCCTGGACGCAGACCACCCCGCGCCGGCCACCCCCGACAGCACCATTGGCTTTGGTCCCTTTCTATTACTGGCAAGGCAGCATGTGTTGTTGCGCAATGGCGAGCCCGTGAACCTGGGCAGCCGCGCGCTCTACCTGTTGATTGCGCTGGTGACCCGTGCCGGCGAATTGCTGGAAAAGTCCGAACTGATCTCCTTCGCATGGCCCAAGGTGGTCGTGGAGGAATGCAACCTGCGCGCGCAGATCGTCGCGTTGCGCCGAGCCTTGGGCGACGATGGCAACTTCAGCTATATCGTCACCGTGCCTGGGCGAGGCTATCGCTTCGTCGCGCCGGTGACCGTGCAGGTGGCCGGTGAAGAGAACCTGCCGGGGCCCTATGTGCGAGTGGAAGAGCCCAGCCTGCCGACGCCGACAGCCGAGGTCATCGGCCGCGATACCTTGATCGCCAGCCTGGCCGACCAGGTCATGAGCCAGCGCTTCGTCACCCTTACAGGCCCCGGCGGTATCGGCAAGACCACCGTGGTCATAGCCGTTGCGCAACGCTTGACCGCAGAGCTCAACCTGAGCAGCTGTTTTGTCGACCTGGCCCCGGCCACGAGCGGGCAATGGGTAGCCGGTATGCTTGCCAGCGCTCTGGGTATTCAAACCGTCAGCGAAGACCCGCTGCATTGCGTGGCCGCCAGCCTGGCCAACAAGCGTTTGCTGCTGGTACTGGATAACTGCGAACACGTGCTGCCGGCCACCGCCGCCGCCGTGGAAATCCTGCTGCGCAGCGCCCCCCAATGCCATGTGCTCACCACCAGCCGAGAACCGCTGCGCGCTGAAGGCGAACGGGTGCACGACCTGGCGCCGCTGGAGGTGCCCGACGAACGCGCCAGCCTCAGCGCCAGCGAAGCCCTGGCCTGGTCTGGTGTGCGGCTGTTTGTGGACCGCGTGCGTGCGCTTGACCCCGACTTTGTGTTCGGTGATGCCGATGTTGCAGCGGTCTGCGCGATCTGCCGCAAACTCGACAGCAACGCCCTGGCCATCGAGATTGCCGCCGCACGGGTGCGCACCTTTGGCATCCAGGACCTGGTGGGCCTGCTCGATGGCAGCTTCCGCCTGCAAATGACCGGCCGCCGTACCGCCCTCGCCCGGCATCGCTCATTGAGCGCGACCCTGGATTGGACCTACGCCATGCTCAGTGGCGACGAGCAAGCGATGCTGCGCCAACTGGCGGTGTTCACCGGCTCCTTCACCCTGGATGCGGTCAAGGCCATGACCGCCAGCAGCAGCCTCGACCCACGCAACGCCCTGCCCTTGCTTGAAAGCCTGATGGACAAGTCGCTGCTGATCGCCGGTGAATCCAAGGCGCTCAAGCGTTATCGCCTGCTGGAAACCACGCGTGCCTACGCCCTGGAAAAACTCAGCGAACAGGGCGAAACCACCTCCACCTGCCAACGGCATGCACGCTATGCCCTCGGCGTGTTGCAGGAAGCCGGGCAGACTCTGGACGGGCTGTCCCCGCAAACGTGGCTGGCCCTCTACGGCCCGGAGATCAACACCATCCGTACGGCACTCGACTGGGCCTACTCACCCTCCGGCGACCTGCCCCTGGCCATCGAGCTGACCCTGGGCGGCGTGCCATTGTGGTTGCGTGTGTCCCTGGTAAGCGAGTGCCGTACCTGGGTCGACAAAGGCCTGGCCAGCGACGCCCTTATCCCGCTACCGTTGCGTCAGCGCATGCTGTTGCAGACCGCCCTGGCCAGCGTGCTGATGCTCACGTATGGCACCGGCGTCGCAATGCGTGAAGCCTGGCGCCAGGTGCGCGAAGACGCACGTGACCTGGGCGACGCCGAGCACAAGTTGCGTGCCCTGTGGGGCTTGTGGACCGACCGCTGCGGCTGCAACCAGTATGCCGAAGCGCTGGAACTGGCCGAACGCTACATCGCCTTGAGCAGCAACAGCAGCCACCAACTGCTCGGCAAACGCATGCGCGCCGTGTCGCTGTTCCATATGGGCGACCTGTTTGGCGCACGACTGAACATCGACGAAGCCCTCGGCTCGCCGTCGGCGCCGCGCTCGCACATCATCGACGTTCACTTCGACCAACGCATCGCCGCTCGCTGCCTCAAGGCCAAGGTGCAACTGCTTGAAGGCGATGTCGAACCGGCGCTGGGCCTGATCGGCCATTGCGTCGACGAAGCCATCTCCCTCGACCATCCCGCCACCCTCTGGTACACCCTGTGCCTGGGCGCAATTCCCCTGGCCCTGCTGGCGTCCAACCTGCCGAAAGTGCGCTATTACCTGGGGCTGCTGCAAGACAGCACCACCGGCCAGGACCTGCACATCTGGCGGCAATTTCGCCTGTGTTTCGAGAGCATCCTGCTGATCCGCGAAGGCTCGCCGGAAACCGGTGTGCCGCAACTGGGCGAAGCCCTGCACCACCTGCAAGGCCAAGGCGACAGTCAGCTCTACAGCCTGCTGCGCTGTGAGTACGCCCTCGGCCTGGCGCGCCTGGGCCTGGAAAAACTCGCCCTGGAAGTGCTGGAGGACACCCTGCAACTGGCCCTCGGCCGGCATGAACGTTGGTTCGTGCCGCAAATGCTGCGGATCAAGGCGCAACTGACCCTGCGCCAGGCTCACTATGGCTCGGTGGACAAAGCCAAAGTGCTGCTGCGCCAAGCGTGGGTGGACGCGCAATTGGCGGGCGCGCACTTCTGGCGGGCACAGATTGCGACGGATCTGGCGCGATTGCAGGAACCCAAATTGCGCATTGCTTCCCTGCCCCGCTTCCAGCACCGATAG
- the sctR gene encoding type III secretion system export apparatus subunit SctR: MTGYQPNLIEIILVVATIGLIPLAVVTLTGFMKISVVLFLIRNALGVQQTPPNLVLYGIALILSVYVTTPLIGDMYRQVEGRDLNIEHVEQLKDLGDALRPPLQAHLKRFANESERGFFVQATETIWSPEARADLRDDDLVVLIPAFVSSELTRAFEIGFLLYIPFLVVDLLVSNVLMAMGMSMVSPNLISIPLKIFLFVSLSGWSRLMHGLILSYG, translated from the coding sequence ATGACCGGTTATCAGCCGAACCTGATCGAGATCATCCTGGTCGTTGCAACGATCGGGCTGATCCCGTTGGCGGTGGTGACCCTCACCGGGTTCATGAAGATCTCGGTGGTGTTGTTCCTGATCCGCAACGCCCTCGGCGTGCAACAGACCCCACCGAACCTGGTGCTGTATGGCATCGCGCTGATCCTCTCGGTGTACGTGACCACGCCGTTGATTGGCGACATGTACCGGCAGGTGGAGGGGCGTGACCTCAACATTGAGCATGTGGAGCAACTCAAGGATTTGGGCGACGCCTTGCGGCCACCGCTGCAGGCGCACCTCAAGCGTTTCGCGAATGAATCCGAGCGCGGCTTTTTCGTGCAGGCCACCGAGACCATCTGGTCGCCGGAGGCCCGCGCCGACCTGCGTGATGACGACCTGGTGGTGTTGATTCCGGCATTCGTCAGTTCGGAACTGACTCGCGCCTTCGAGATCGGCTTCCTGCTGTACATCCCGTTCCTGGTGGTGGACTTGCTGGTGTCCAACGTGCTGATGGCGATGGGCATGTCGATGGTCTCGCCAAACCTTATATCCATTCCGCTGAAGATTTTTTTATTCGTGTCTTTGAGCGGCTGGTCGCGCTTGATGCACGGTTTGATTCTGAGTTACGGCTGA
- the bufA2 gene encoding BufA2 family periplasmic bufferin-type metallophore: protein MNTALKSRLSLAAAAALIAMASASFATAASAADQQEKPGRCYGVNTCKGTSLCATAKNDCKGLNSCKAEGVIVKTPSECLKAGGTLTEPK, encoded by the coding sequence ATGAACACTGCACTCAAATCCCGTCTGAGCCTCGCTGCCGCTGCTGCCCTGATCGCCATGGCCTCCGCTTCGTTCGCCACGGCCGCCAGCGCCGCCGACCAGCAGGAAAAACCCGGCCGTTGCTACGGCGTCAACACCTGCAAAGGCACCAGCCTGTGCGCCACCGCCAAGAACGACTGCAAAGGCCTCAACAGCTGCAAGGCCGAAGGCGTGATCGTCAAGACCCCGTCCGAGTGCCTGAAGGCCGGCGGCACCTTGACTGAGCCGAAGTAA
- a CDS encoding DoxX family protein, producing the protein MIQRLLPEALLLLVARVAIAAVFFLSGRTKVTGFLELKPSTYTLFRSEYALPLIPPDWAAHLATYAEHLFPLLLVLGLLTRPAAAALLGMTLVIEVFVYPAAWPVHLTWAGLLLPLLAYGGGAWSLDRLILGKRS; encoded by the coding sequence GTGATCCAGCGCCTGCTCCCCGAAGCCCTGCTGTTGCTGGTGGCTCGGGTGGCGATCGCGGCGGTGTTCTTCCTGTCGGGGCGCACCAAGGTCACGGGGTTTCTTGAACTCAAGCCGTCGACCTACACGCTGTTCCGTTCGGAATACGCCTTGCCGCTGATCCCGCCGGACTGGGCCGCGCACCTGGCGACTTACGCCGAACACCTGTTCCCGTTGTTGCTGGTGCTGGGCCTGCTGACCCGTCCGGCCGCGGCTGCGCTGCTGGGCATGACCCTGGTGATCGAGGTGTTTGTGTACCCCGCCGCCTGGCCGGTGCACCTGACCTGGGCGGGCCTGTTGTTGCCGCTGTTGGCGTACGGCGGTGGGGCCTGGTCGTTGGACCGCCTGATCTTGGGCAAACGTTCTTAA
- a CDS encoding FliI/YscN family ATPase, with protein sequence MNLDQLLPRLCGRLAQARLRPMHGTVLSIRGVLLRASVAGASIGELCQLRDPGSARSLSAEVIGFDGDEAILSPIGSMEGLSTRTQITATGETLGVAVGDAQLGRVISPMGDFLDGDGIPPTVALQHYPLHAEPPAPFSRQLIVRSMALGIRSIDGLLSLAQGQRMGIFGEPGVGKSSLLASIIRNSEADVIVIGLIGERGREVRELLDVQLDALARARTVAVVATSDRPAAERVRAAFVATALAEYHRDQGRNVLLLMDSLTRFARAQREIGLAVGEPPTRRGYPPSFFSALPRLLERAGPGPTGSITALYTVLTEGDAASDPVAEEARSILDGHIALSAELAQRNYFPAVDVLRSRSRLMEQVAGDEHKRLAMRIRELMARYGEIEMLIRVGEYSAGSDPLADEAINRHAAIEAFLRQNAGEPSNLEQTLAHMRRVLA encoded by the coding sequence ATGAACCTGGACCAGCTATTGCCACGCCTCTGCGGGCGCCTGGCCCAGGCACGCTTGCGACCCATGCACGGCACGGTGTTGAGCATTCGCGGTGTGCTGTTGCGGGCCAGTGTGGCCGGGGCGAGCATCGGTGAGCTGTGCCAACTGCGTGATCCCGGCAGCGCCCGCAGCCTGAGTGCCGAGGTGATCGGCTTTGACGGTGACGAGGCGATTCTGTCGCCCATCGGCTCCATGGAAGGGCTGTCCACGCGCACTCAAATTACCGCCACCGGCGAGACCCTGGGCGTAGCAGTGGGTGATGCGCAGCTGGGGAGGGTGATCAGCCCCATGGGCGATTTCCTCGACGGCGACGGCATCCCGCCGACCGTGGCGCTGCAGCATTACCCGCTGCACGCCGAACCCCCGGCACCGTTTTCCCGGCAGTTGATCGTGCGTTCCATGGCCCTTGGCATTCGCTCCATCGATGGCCTGCTGAGCCTGGCCCAGGGCCAACGCATGGGCATCTTTGGTGAGCCTGGCGTGGGCAAGTCTTCGTTGCTCGCCAGCATCATTCGCAACAGCGAAGCCGATGTCATCGTGATCGGGCTGATCGGTGAGCGGGGCCGGGAAGTGCGCGAATTGCTCGACGTCCAACTCGACGCCCTGGCCCGTGCACGCACCGTGGCGGTGGTTGCCACCTCGGACCGCCCGGCGGCCGAGCGGGTGCGCGCGGCGTTCGTTGCCACCGCCCTGGCCGAATACCACCGCGATCAGGGCCGCAACGTGTTGTTGTTGATGGACAGCCTGACCCGCTTCGCCCGCGCCCAGCGCGAGATCGGTCTGGCCGTGGGCGAACCGCCGACCCGCCGTGGTTATCCGCCGTCGTTCTTCTCGGCTTTGCCGCGCCTACTGGAACGCGCCGGCCCCGGCCCCACCGGCAGCATCACCGCGTTGTACACGGTGCTCACCGAGGGCGATGCCGCCAGTGATCCGGTGGCCGAGGAGGCCCGTTCAATCCTCGACGGGCACATTGCCCTCAGCGCCGAACTGGCCCAGCGCAACTACTTCCCGGCGGTGGATGTATTGCGCAGCCGCAGCCGTTTGATGGAGCAGGTGGCCGGTGATGAACACAAGCGCCTGGCGATGCGCATCCGCGAATTGATGGCGCGGTATGGCGAGATCGAAATGTTGATCCGCGTCGGCGAATACTCCGCCGGCAGCGACCCGCTGGCCGACGAAGCGATCAACCGCCACGCCGCCATCGAAGCCTTCCTGCGCCAGAACGCAGGCGAGCCGAGCAACCTGGAACAGACCCTGGCCCATATGCGCCGGGTGTTGGCATGA